One Campylobacter sputorum subsp. sputorum DNA segment encodes these proteins:
- a CDS encoding Na+/H+ antiporter NhaC family protein has product MLLTNPVLISVCLMYILCLFRFNILLAILLSGIVAGIMSGFNLIHTMEILINGMQGNLETALSYILLGAVAAAISGTNLTAILIHKISSILSSKKIIFVLTIAFIACFSQNLIPVHIAFIPVLIPPLLNIMNKLKIDRRAVACALTFGLQAPYVSLGVGFGLLFYNILKKELANNSVIVSIADIQSVMWIGGAAMFCGLICAVLFYRKSRQYVNLEKSMDETFSLHMGKKEWVVLIGAAVTFGIQIYTSSIPLGGLLGLLFMIVFGGIDYNKVQEVMDNGMSMMAYIAFIMLVAAGFGAVLRESGGINELISVASALSGGKFGGALLMLLIGLLVTMGIGTSFGTIPIIAAIYVPLCINLGFSVSATILLIGIAAAIGDAGSPASDSTLGPTSGLNADGQHDHIYDTCVPTFVFFNIPMIIFALIFSMII; this is encoded by the coding sequence ATGCTTTTAACAAATCCTGTTTTGATAAGTGTTTGTCTTATGTATATCTTGTGTCTATTTAGATTTAACATACTTTTAGCAATTTTACTCTCTGGTATAGTAGCTGGTATAATGAGCGGATTTAATCTTATACATACCATGGAAATTTTGATAAATGGCATGCAAGGAAATTTAGAAACCGCACTTAGTTATATACTTCTTGGTGCAGTTGCTGCTGCGATTTCTGGCACAAATTTGACAGCAATTTTAATCCACAAAATTAGCTCTATTTTAAGTAGCAAAAAAATTATATTTGTTTTAACCATAGCTTTCATAGCTTGTTTTTCGCAAAATCTAATACCTGTGCATATTGCATTTATTCCTGTATTGATACCGCCATTACTAAACATTATGAATAAACTAAAAATAGATAGAAGAGCTGTTGCTTGTGCTTTAACCTTTGGTCTTCAAGCACCATATGTAAGCCTTGGAGTTGGTTTTGGACTTTTATTTTACAATATATTAAAAAAAGAACTTGCAAATAACTCGGTAATAGTAAGCATAGCAGATATACAAAGCGTTATGTGGATAGGTGGAGCTGCAATGTTTTGCGGATTAATATGTGCGGTTTTGTTTTATAGAAAATCAAGACAATATGTAAATTTAGAAAAATCCATGGATGAAACTTTTAGCTTACATATGGGCAAAAAAGAGTGGGTTGTTTTAATAGGAGCAGCTGTAACTTTTGGTATTCAAATTTATACAAGTTCTATACCACTTGGCGGACTTCTTGGACTTTTATTTATGATAGTTTTTGGCGGAATTGACTACAATAAAGTTCAAGAAGTTATGGATAATGGTATGTCTATGATGGCTTATATAGCTTTTATAATGCTAGTTGCTGCTGGATTTGGTGCAGTACTTAGAGAAAGTGGCGGCATAAATGAACTTATAAGCGTAGCAAGTGCTTTATCTGGCGGTAAATTTGGCGGGGCTTTGCTTATGCTTCTTATTGGACTTCTTGTTACAATGGGTATTGGCACAAGCTTTGGAACAATCCCTATAATAGCGGCAATTTATGTGCCTTTATGCATAAATTTGGGCTTTAGCGTAAGTGCAACAATACTTCTTATAGGCATTGCTGCTGCTATTGGTGATGCTGGAAGTCCTGCTAGTGATAGCACACTTGGACCAACATCTGGATTAAACGCAGACGGGCAACACGATCACATATACGATACGTGCGTTCCTACATTTGTATTTTTTAACATACCTATGATAATTTTTGCTCTTATTTTTTCTATGATTATATAA
- the recA gene encoding recombinase RecA: MDENRKKTLDVALKQIDKAFGKGTIIRLGDKQVEPIDSISTGSIGLDIALGIGGIPKGRIIEIYGPESSGKTTLALHIIAESQKNGGICAFVDAEHALDVKYAHNLGVDTDNLFVSQPDFGEQALDIVETLSRSGAVDLIVVDSVAALTPKTEIDGDMGDSHVGLQARLMSQALRKLTGVVHKMNTTIIFINQIRMKIGAMAYGNPETTTGGNALKFYASVRLDVRKIATLKQNDQPIGNRTRIKVVKNKVAPPFKTAEFDVMYGEGISKEGEIIDYGVKLDIIDKSGAWFSYQDTKLGQGRENSKAYLKEHSEVATEIIDKLKSSIGGLLSGYDEDEKNIDGDE; this comes from the coding sequence ATGGATGAAAACAGGAAAAAAACTCTTGATGTAGCCTTAAAACAGATTGATAAAGCCTTTGGTAAAGGCACTATTATCAGACTTGGCGATAAACAAGTAGAGCCAATTGATTCTATTTCTACTGGATCTATTGGTCTTGATATAGCTCTTGGAATTGGTGGAATTCCAAAAGGTAGAATTATAGAAATTTATGGACCAGAAAGTTCTGGTAAAACCACACTCGCCTTACATATAATAGCCGAATCTCAAAAAAATGGCGGAATTTGTGCTTTTGTAGATGCAGAGCACGCACTTGATGTAAAATATGCTCATAATCTTGGTGTAGATACAGATAATCTTTTTGTATCTCAGCCAGACTTTGGCGAACAAGCTCTTGACATAGTTGAAACTCTTTCAAGAAGTGGTGCGGTTGATCTTATAGTTGTTGACTCAGTTGCAGCCTTAACTCCAAAAACCGAGATAGATGGCGATATGGGTGATTCACATGTTGGTTTGCAAGCAAGACTTATGTCTCAAGCTTTAAGAAAATTAACAGGTGTCGTTCATAAAATGAATACAACTATCATATTTATAAACCAAATTCGTATGAAAATAGGTGCTATGGCTTATGGTAATCCTGAAACAACAACTGGTGGAAATGCACTTAAATTTTATGCATCGGTTCGTCTTGATGTCAGAAAAATTGCTACTTTAAAGCAAAATGATCAACCAATAGGCAATAGAACTAGGATTAAAGTAGTTAAAAACAAGGTCGCACCTCCTTTTAAAACGGCTGAATTTGATGTAATGTATGGAGAGGGGATTAGCAAAGAAGGCGAGATAATAGACTATGGCGTAAAGCTTGATATTATCGATAAAAGCGGTGCTTGGTTCAGTTATCAAGACACAAAACTTGGTCAAGGTAGAGAAAACTCAAAAGCTTATTTAAAAGAGCATT